A genome region from Macaca nemestrina isolate mMacNem1 chromosome 20, mMacNem.hap1, whole genome shotgun sequence includes the following:
- the LOC105488067 gene encoding zinc finger protein 606 produces the protein MAAINPWASWGALTDQSWGMTAVDPWASWALCPQDPAWHVEGNLEEGRRATGLPAAQVQEPVTFKDVAVDFTQEEWGQLDLVQRTLYRDVMLETYGHLLSVGNQIAKPEVISLLEQGEEPWSVEQACPQRTCPEWMRNLESKALIPAQSIFEEEQSHGMKLERYIWDDPWFSRLEVLGCKDQLEMYHVNQSTAMRQMVFMQKQVLSQRSSEFCELGAEFSQNLNFVPSQRVSQIEHFYQPDTHAESWRCDSAIMYADKVTCENNDYDKTVYQSIQPIYPSRIQTGDNLFKCTDAVKSFNHIIHFGDHKGIHTGEKLYEYKECHQIFNQSPSFNEHPRLHVGENQYNYKEYENIFYFSSFMEHQKIGTVEKAYKYNEWEKVFGYDSFLTQHTSTYTAEKPYDYNECGTSFIWSSYLIQHKKTHPGEKPYECDKCGKVFRNRSALTKHERTHTGIKPYECNKCGKAFSWNSHLIVHKRIHTGEKPYVCNECGKSFNWNSHLIGHQRTHTGEKPFECTECGKSFSWSSHLIAHMRMHTGEKPFKCDECEKAFRDYSALSKHERTHSGAKPYKCTECGKSFSWSSHLIAHQRTHTGEKPYNCQECGKAFRERSALTKHEIIHSGIKPYECNKCGKSCSQMAHLVRHQRTHTGEKPYECNKCGKSFSQSCHLVAHRRIHTGEKPYKCNQCERSFNCSSHLIAHRRTHTGEKPYRCNECGKAFNESSSLIVHLRNHTGEKPYKCNHCEKAFCKNSSLIIHQRMHSGEKRFICSECGKAFSGHSALLQHQRNHSEEKLN, from the exons GAACCAGTGACCTTCAAGGACGTGGCCGTGGACTTCACCCAAGAAGAGTGGGGGCAGCTGGACCTTGTTCAGAGGACTCTGTACCGCGATGTGATGCTGGAGACCTATGGGCACCTGCTCTCTGTGG GAAATCAGATTGCCAAGCCTGAGGTCATCTCCCTGTTGGAGCAAGGAGAAGAGCCATGGTCAGTGGAGCAGGCATGTCCTCAACGCACTTGTCCAG AATGGATGAGAAATCTTGAAAGCAAAGCATTGATCCCAGCACAGAGCATTTTTGAGGAAGAACAATCCCATGGCATGAAGTTGGAAAGATATATATGGGATGATCCTTGGTTCTCCAGGTTAGAAGTTTTGGGATGTAAAGACCAATTAGAAATGTATCACGTGAACCAGAGTACAGCTATGAGGCAGATGGTCTTCATGCAAAAGCAAGTACTATCCCAGAGAAGCTCTGAATTCTGTGAACTTGGGGCAGAGTTTAGCCAGAACTTAAACTTTGTTCCATCTCAGAGAGTTTCTCagatagaacatttctatcagcCTGATACGCATGCTGAAAGTTGGAGATGTGACTCAGCCATAATGTATGCAGATAAGGTTACCTGTGAAAATAATGATTATGACAAAACTGTTTATCAGTCCATTCAACCTATTTACCCTTCAAGAATACAAACTGGAGATAATCTTTTCAAATGTACTGATGCTGTTAAATCTTTCAATCATATAATACATTTTGGTGATCATAAAGGaattcacacaggagaaaaactcTATGAATATAAGGAATGCCATCAAATCTTTAACCAGAGCCCATCATTTAATGAACACCCAAGGCTTCATGTTGGAGAAAACCAGTATAATTACAAAGAATATgagaatatcttttatttctcatCCTTTATGGAACATCAAAAAATTGGTACTGTAGAGAAAGCATATAAATACAATGAATGGGAGAAAGTCTTTGGGTATGATTCATTCCTTACTCAGCATACAAGCACTTACACTGCAGAGAAACCCTATGACTACAATGAATGTGGGACGTCTTTCATCTGGAGCTCTTACCTTATTCAGCATAAGAAAACTCAtcctggagaaaaaccctatgaatgtgataaatgtggaaaagtttttaGGAATCGTTCAGCCCTTACTAAACATGAACGGACTCACACTGGAataaaaccctatgaatgtaataaatgtggaaaagccttcagcTGGAATTCTCATCTTATTgtacataagagaattcatacaggAGAAAAACCTTATGTTTGCAATGAGTGTGGGAAATCTTTCAACTGGAACTCTCATCTTATTGGACATCAGAGGactcatacaggagagaaaccttTTGAATGTACTGAATGTGGGAAATCATTCAGCTGGAGCTCCCATCTTATTGCCCATATGAGAAtgcatactggagagaaaccctttAAATGTGATGAATGTGAAAAAGCTTTTAGGGACTACTCAGCCCTTAGTAAACATGAAAGAACTCATTCTGGAGCAAAACCATATAAATGTACTGAATGTGGAAAATCCTTCAGCTGGAGTTCCCATCTTATTGcccatcagagaactcacacggGAGAGAAACCGTATAACTGTcaggaatgtggcaaagctttcaGAGAACGCTCAGCCCTCACTAAACATGAGATAATTCATTCTGGAATTAAGCCCTATGAATGTAATAAATGTGGAAAATCCTGTAGCCAAATGGCTCACCTTGTTAGACATCAAAGGactcatactggagaaaaaccctatgaatgcaaTAAATGTGGAAAATCCTTCAGTCAAAGCTGTCACCTTGTTGCTCATCGGAGAATtcacactggtgagaaaccctataaatgtaatcAATGTGAAAGATCCTTTAACTGTAGTTCTCACCTCATTGCACACCGGagaactcatactggagagaaaccatacaggtgtaatgaatgtgggaaagcatTTAATGAGAGTTCATCCCTTATTGTACACCTAAGAAACCATACTGGAGAAAAGCCCTACAAATGTAATCATTGTGAGAAAGCATTTTGTAAGAATTCTTCCCTTATTATTCATCAGAGAATGCATAGTGGAGAGAAGCGCTTTAtatgcagtgaatgtggaaaagcctttagTGGTCACTCAGCCCTTCTTCAACACCAGAGAAATCACAGTGAAGAGAAACTGAATTGA